From the genome of Triticum aestivum cultivar Chinese Spring chromosome 3B, IWGSC CS RefSeq v2.1, whole genome shotgun sequence, one region includes:
- the LOC123069555 gene encoding uncharacterized protein, with product MAANGQPPVPVPVPVVVTNIDHHPAPLLGLFFNSPIPLVPHNGFPCIPAFAPAHRNNPELVAAILSGDFFLTTLQARDHPEAFWFVLDARGGYLLLKGGGLLLALLNPLARRCERIFDLSHAHIFDDDRQGDGKILHAGVICDDENPASFGIFCLAAHGEFRLRAAVFSSSLGMGDWFLSPWLDVPHPDPEDELLLESGMRVGNFIYWPHQDRAYVVVLDPDPNNPRLFVEMIPPLLNLEGFHSSILGQINGDNMCIAYSNGFNIGFMLRQEDGLDAGAWANIRVFNLADPVNAKIAQSPENSLKIAAMRGSILYLTTTAMFTPLAVSWFACLCLESGRLEWLFRRTYDGFFQPYHHS from the coding sequence ATGGCCGCCAACGGCCAGCcgccggtgccggtgccggtgccggtgGTGGTCACCAACATCGACCACCACCCGGCGCCCCTACTCGGCCTCTTCTTCAACTCACCGATTCCACTTGTCCCTCACAATGGCTTCCCCTGCATCCCCGCCTTCGCCCCCGCCCACCGAAACAATCCGGAGCTCGTGGCCGCCATCTTGAGCGGCGACTTCTTCCTCACCACCCTCCAGGCGCGCGACCACCCAGAAGCTTTCTGGTTCGTCTTAGACGCCCGTGGCGGCTACCTTCTCCTCAAAGGGGGCGGGCTATTGCTCGCGCTGCTAAACCCATTGGCACGGCGGTGCGAGCGGATCTTTGATCTGAGTCACGCCCACATCTTCGACGACGACCGCCAAGGAGATGGTAAAATCCTTCACGCCGGGGTGATCTGCGATGACGAAAACCCCGCGAGCTTTGGCATCTTCTGTCTTGCTGCCCATGGAGAGTTCAGGTTGCGGgctgcggtcttctcctcatccttggGAATGGGCGATTGGTTCCTCTCCCCATGGTTGGATGTCCCGCACCCCGACCCGGAAGATGAACTTTTGCTTGAGAGCGGCATGCGAGTGGGTAATTTCATCTACTGGCCTCACCAGGATCGTGCGTATGTGGTTGTCTTGGACCCCGACCCAAACAACCCGCGATTGTTTGTTGAGATGATCCCACCTCTCCTGAATCTGGAAGGTTTTCACAGCTCGATCCTTGGCCAAATTAACGGCGATAACATGTGCATTGCTTATTCAAATGGATTCAACATCGGTTTCATGCTACGTCAAGAAGATGGCCTTGATGCTGGGGCATGGGCTAACATCAGGGTATTCAACCTGGCTGAtccagttaatgctaagattgcgCAATCACCCGAGAATAGCCTGAAAATTGCGGCAATGCGGGGTAGCATCCTGTACCTGACAACAACAGCGATGTTCACGCCCCTGGCCGTTTCTTGGTTCGCTTGTCTGTGCTTGGAAAGTGGCAGGCTGGAGTGGTTGTTTCGGAGGACGTATGATGGTTTCTTCCAGCCATACCACCATTCGTAG